A region from the Cyprinus carpio isolate SPL01 chromosome A8, ASM1834038v1, whole genome shotgun sequence genome encodes:
- the LOC109059021 gene encoding DENN domain-containing protein 2D-like isoform X1, translating into MTAPRRTWTFSSMRSKSRPSPDEGEHYFRRRLFSSFRSDRGEQRSEEQEDDIDKRRAFSDGQIKINKGVFLPGEEQPDMGTMKRFSTLFSSFRGKINKDRTGKEPDLPASTELSSIEEKAKEQRYASGQFFFEYLVVVRPKKTKDGIYEPQIIYQFPKKDGMVRFQKEEEEKTLKALTLFCFPEGVNWAPLTEYSSETFSFVLTDVDGTRKNGYCRRLLPDGKGARLPEAYCIISNLACFGLFSKIFDEVEQRRKFSMAMIYPFMQSLRESAFPAPGHTVNIKSFIPERGTEIISLTRPTDSWLEHVDFRTLFKCLSDEEVLQVFAATVLERRIIFIADELGTLSQVIHAVAVLLYPFIWQHTLISIVPEILIDVVMAPTPYLLGVQKSLADQATDQTELLVVDLSEGRKETFIKCMGDEDTILPHKLKDEIKQALSAKNENSSLEELNRVVPEAFLPFFIKTVGHYSKYIVRNGKDQRGEFKRINFCKAIESKSTRRFVKTFVQTQMFDLFIQEMEQRPASQDGTGLFDKKIAEYQKRMKEKAKKI; encoded by the exons ATGACAGCACCCAGGAGAACCTGGACCTTCTCTTCTATGCGTTCAAAGT CTAGACCATCACCAGATGAAGGGGAACATTATTTCAGAAGAagattattttcttcatttagaAGTGATCGAGGTGAAC AAAGATCCGAAGAACAAGAAGATGACATAGATAAGAGAAGAGCTTTCTCAGATGGACAAATTAAGATCAACAAAG GTGTCTTCCTTCCAGGTGAAGAACAACCAGACATGGGAACCATGAAGAGGTTCAGTACCTTATTTTCGTCCTTCCGGGGAAAAATCAACAAAGACA GAACTGGTAAGGAACCAGATCTACCTGCTAGCACAGAGCTTTCCTCTATAGAAGAAAAGGCAAAGGAGCAGCGTTACGCTAGCGGGCAGTTTTTCTTCGAATATCTGGTGGTGGTTCGACCTAAGAAGACCAAAGATGGGATATATGAGCCACAGATCATCTATCAGTTCCCTAAG AAGGATGGAATGGTGCGATTTcagaaggaggaggaagagaagacGTTAAAGGCGCTCACACTTTTTTGCTTTCCAGAGGGTGTAAACTGGGCGCCCTTAACAGAATATTCCAG TGAAACGTTCTCTTTCGTGCTTACAGATGTTGATGGAACAAGGAAGAATGGATACTGTAGGAGGCTACTG CCTGATGGGAAGGGTGCTCGTCTGCCTGAAGCCTACTGCATCATCAGTAATTTAGCCTGTTTTGGACTCTTTTCCAAG ATCTTTGATGAGGTGGAACAGCGCAGAAAATTCTCCATGGCGATGATATACCCATTTATGCAGAGCCTGAGGGAGTCTGCGTTTCCTGCTCCTGGACACACTGTTAATATCAAAAGTTTTATTCCAGAAAGAGGCACTGAG ATCATCAGTTTGACTCGTCCAACAGACTCCTGGCTGGAGCACGTAGATTTCCGCACATTGTTCAAATGCCTGTCAGATGAGGAGGTGCTCCAGGTGTTTGCTGCTACTGTACTAGAGCGGAGGATCATCTTCATCGCTGACGAGCTTGG GACGTTGTCTCAGGTGATCCACGCAGTGGCTGTTCTCCTGTATCCATTCATCTGGCAGCACACGCTCATTTCCATCGTCCCTGAGATCCTAATCGACGTCGTCATGGCACCCACACCATACCTGCTGGGTGTTCAGAAAAGTCTCGCAGATCAGGCCACTGACCAGACCGAG CTGCTTGTTGTTGACTTGTCAGAAGGCAGGAAGGAGACATTTATCAAGTGT ATGGGAGATGAGGACACAATATTACCTCACAAACTCAAAGATGAAATCAAGCAGGCCCTCAGTGCCAAAAATGAGAACTCAA GTCTGGAGGAGTTGAACCGGGTGGTCCCAGAAGCTTTCCTGCCGTTCTTTATCAAGACTGTCGGCCACTATTCTAAGTACATCGTGCGGAATGGCAAAGACCAGCGGGGCGAGTTCAAGCGAATAAATTTCTGTAAAGCAATAGAATCCAAGAGCACACGACGGTTTGTGAAGACATTTGTACAGACGCAGATGTTCGACCTCTTCATTCAGGAAATGGAACAGAGACCCGCCTCTCAGGATGGCACAG gGCTCTTTGACAAAAAGATTGCTGAATATCAGAAAAGGATGAAGGAGAAAGCCAAGAAAATCTAG
- the LOC109059021 gene encoding DENN domain-containing protein 2D-like isoform X3, which yields MTAPRRTWTFSSMRSKSRPSPDEGEHYFRRRLFSSFRSDRGEQRSEEQEDDIDKRRAFSDGQIKINKGVFLPGEEQPDMGTMKRFSTLFSSFRGKINKDRTGKEPDLPASTELSSIEEKAKEQRYASGQFFFEYLVVVRPKKTKDGIYEPQIIYQFPKKDGMVRFQKEEEEKTLKALTLFCFPEGVNWAPLTEYSSETFSFVLTDVDGTRKNGYCRRLLPDGKGARLPEAYCIISNLACFGLFSKIISLTRPTDSWLEHVDFRTLFKCLSDEEVLQVFAATVLERRIIFIADELGTLSQVIHAVAVLLYPFIWQHTLISIVPEILIDVVMAPTPYLLGVQKSLADQATDQTELLVVDLSEGRKETFIKCMGDEDTILPHKLKDEIKQALSAKNENSSLEELNRVVPEAFLPFFIKTVGHYSKYIVRNGKDQRGEFKRINFCKAIESKSTRRFVKTFVQTQMFDLFIQEMEQRPASQDGTGLFDKKIAEYQKRMKEKAKKI from the exons ATGACAGCACCCAGGAGAACCTGGACCTTCTCTTCTATGCGTTCAAAGT CTAGACCATCACCAGATGAAGGGGAACATTATTTCAGAAGAagattattttcttcatttagaAGTGATCGAGGTGAAC AAAGATCCGAAGAACAAGAAGATGACATAGATAAGAGAAGAGCTTTCTCAGATGGACAAATTAAGATCAACAAAG GTGTCTTCCTTCCAGGTGAAGAACAACCAGACATGGGAACCATGAAGAGGTTCAGTACCTTATTTTCGTCCTTCCGGGGAAAAATCAACAAAGACA GAACTGGTAAGGAACCAGATCTACCTGCTAGCACAGAGCTTTCCTCTATAGAAGAAAAGGCAAAGGAGCAGCGTTACGCTAGCGGGCAGTTTTTCTTCGAATATCTGGTGGTGGTTCGACCTAAGAAGACCAAAGATGGGATATATGAGCCACAGATCATCTATCAGTTCCCTAAG AAGGATGGAATGGTGCGATTTcagaaggaggaggaagagaagacGTTAAAGGCGCTCACACTTTTTTGCTTTCCAGAGGGTGTAAACTGGGCGCCCTTAACAGAATATTCCAG TGAAACGTTCTCTTTCGTGCTTACAGATGTTGATGGAACAAGGAAGAATGGATACTGTAGGAGGCTACTG CCTGATGGGAAGGGTGCTCGTCTGCCTGAAGCCTACTGCATCATCAGTAATTTAGCCTGTTTTGGACTCTTTTCCAAG ATCATCAGTTTGACTCGTCCAACAGACTCCTGGCTGGAGCACGTAGATTTCCGCACATTGTTCAAATGCCTGTCAGATGAGGAGGTGCTCCAGGTGTTTGCTGCTACTGTACTAGAGCGGAGGATCATCTTCATCGCTGACGAGCTTGG GACGTTGTCTCAGGTGATCCACGCAGTGGCTGTTCTCCTGTATCCATTCATCTGGCAGCACACGCTCATTTCCATCGTCCCTGAGATCCTAATCGACGTCGTCATGGCACCCACACCATACCTGCTGGGTGTTCAGAAAAGTCTCGCAGATCAGGCCACTGACCAGACCGAG CTGCTTGTTGTTGACTTGTCAGAAGGCAGGAAGGAGACATTTATCAAGTGT ATGGGAGATGAGGACACAATATTACCTCACAAACTCAAAGATGAAATCAAGCAGGCCCTCAGTGCCAAAAATGAGAACTCAA GTCTGGAGGAGTTGAACCGGGTGGTCCCAGAAGCTTTCCTGCCGTTCTTTATCAAGACTGTCGGCCACTATTCTAAGTACATCGTGCGGAATGGCAAAGACCAGCGGGGCGAGTTCAAGCGAATAAATTTCTGTAAAGCAATAGAATCCAAGAGCACACGACGGTTTGTGAAGACATTTGTACAGACGCAGATGTTCGACCTCTTCATTCAGGAAATGGAACAGAGACCCGCCTCTCAGGATGGCACAG gGCTCTTTGACAAAAAGATTGCTGAATATCAGAAAAGGATGAAGGAGAAAGCCAAGAAAATCTAG
- the LOC109059021 gene encoding DENN domain-containing protein 2D-like isoform X2, whose translation MNGVTLSNVKRRGTKANARKHLSVFLPGEEQPDMGTMKRFSTLFSSFRGKINKDRTGKEPDLPASTELSSIEEKAKEQRYASGQFFFEYLVVVRPKKTKDGIYEPQIIYQFPKKDGMVRFQKEEEEKTLKALTLFCFPEGVNWAPLTEYSSETFSFVLTDVDGTRKNGYCRRLLPDGKGARLPEAYCIISNLACFGLFSKIFDEVEQRRKFSMAMIYPFMQSLRESAFPAPGHTVNIKSFIPERGTEIISLTRPTDSWLEHVDFRTLFKCLSDEEVLQVFAATVLERRIIFIADELGTLSQVIHAVAVLLYPFIWQHTLISIVPEILIDVVMAPTPYLLGVQKSLADQATDQTELLVVDLSEGRKETFIKCMGDEDTILPHKLKDEIKQALSAKNENSSLEELNRVVPEAFLPFFIKTVGHYSKYIVRNGKDQRGEFKRINFCKAIESKSTRRFVKTFVQTQMFDLFIQEMEQRPASQDGTGLFDKKIAEYQKRMKEKAKKI comes from the exons ATGAACGGAGTTACTCTCTCTAATGTCAAAAGAAGAGGAACTAAGGCAAACGCACGTAAACACCTGA GTGTCTTCCTTCCAGGTGAAGAACAACCAGACATGGGAACCATGAAGAGGTTCAGTACCTTATTTTCGTCCTTCCGGGGAAAAATCAACAAAGACA GAACTGGTAAGGAACCAGATCTACCTGCTAGCACAGAGCTTTCCTCTATAGAAGAAAAGGCAAAGGAGCAGCGTTACGCTAGCGGGCAGTTTTTCTTCGAATATCTGGTGGTGGTTCGACCTAAGAAGACCAAAGATGGGATATATGAGCCACAGATCATCTATCAGTTCCCTAAG AAGGATGGAATGGTGCGATTTcagaaggaggaggaagagaagacGTTAAAGGCGCTCACACTTTTTTGCTTTCCAGAGGGTGTAAACTGGGCGCCCTTAACAGAATATTCCAG TGAAACGTTCTCTTTCGTGCTTACAGATGTTGATGGAACAAGGAAGAATGGATACTGTAGGAGGCTACTG CCTGATGGGAAGGGTGCTCGTCTGCCTGAAGCCTACTGCATCATCAGTAATTTAGCCTGTTTTGGACTCTTTTCCAAG ATCTTTGATGAGGTGGAACAGCGCAGAAAATTCTCCATGGCGATGATATACCCATTTATGCAGAGCCTGAGGGAGTCTGCGTTTCCTGCTCCTGGACACACTGTTAATATCAAAAGTTTTATTCCAGAAAGAGGCACTGAG ATCATCAGTTTGACTCGTCCAACAGACTCCTGGCTGGAGCACGTAGATTTCCGCACATTGTTCAAATGCCTGTCAGATGAGGAGGTGCTCCAGGTGTTTGCTGCTACTGTACTAGAGCGGAGGATCATCTTCATCGCTGACGAGCTTGG GACGTTGTCTCAGGTGATCCACGCAGTGGCTGTTCTCCTGTATCCATTCATCTGGCAGCACACGCTCATTTCCATCGTCCCTGAGATCCTAATCGACGTCGTCATGGCACCCACACCATACCTGCTGGGTGTTCAGAAAAGTCTCGCAGATCAGGCCACTGACCAGACCGAG CTGCTTGTTGTTGACTTGTCAGAAGGCAGGAAGGAGACATTTATCAAGTGT ATGGGAGATGAGGACACAATATTACCTCACAAACTCAAAGATGAAATCAAGCAGGCCCTCAGTGCCAAAAATGAGAACTCAA GTCTGGAGGAGTTGAACCGGGTGGTCCCAGAAGCTTTCCTGCCGTTCTTTATCAAGACTGTCGGCCACTATTCTAAGTACATCGTGCGGAATGGCAAAGACCAGCGGGGCGAGTTCAAGCGAATAAATTTCTGTAAAGCAATAGAATCCAAGAGCACACGACGGTTTGTGAAGACATTTGTACAGACGCAGATGTTCGACCTCTTCATTCAGGAAATGGAACAGAGACCCGCCTCTCAGGATGGCACAG gGCTCTTTGACAAAAAGATTGCTGAATATCAGAAAAGGATGAAGGAGAAAGCCAAGAAAATCTAG